Proteins encoded by one window of Lathyrus oleraceus cultivar Zhongwan6 chromosome 1, CAAS_Psat_ZW6_1.0, whole genome shotgun sequence:
- the LOC127137515 gene encoding chitinase 2 encodes MSGSTTVTPTIFREYIGMGDYIDHFPDEMINADIKEFHFILCFATETHVDGKGTGLFDSNWNFTNFSPEKVVELKKKLNNVKVKVVISIGGIGPEDTFNPKNNEDWIVNATSSIKGIILNYQTKVPNDDVLDGIDINYEKISSSISDFSNCIGEVIKQLKVDPVVSKSMKVVSIGPTENSQSYYLKLYRDNKGYIDWIDYKFYNQYFNTVDDFEKLFKKLVTEYGTALDKFLVGVSTYEAIKSKTIIEGCEYLLNRGSLVGAFVWDAKPSAPAYTPEREIQKLLAKK; translated from the coding sequence ATGTCAGGATCTACCACTGTGACGCCTACCATTTTCCGAGAATACATTGGCATGGGAGATTATATAGATCATTTTCCTGATGAAATGATCAATGCCGATATAAAAGAATTCCACTTCATTCTGTGCTTTGCCACAGAGACGCATGTTGACGGAAAAGGCACAGGACTTTTTGACAGCAATTGGAACTTCACGAACTTTAGCCCAGAAAAGGTGGTGGAACTAAAGAAAAAGCTTAACAACGTGAAAGTGAAAGTGGTAATAAGCATAGGAGGCATTGGCCCTGAAGATACATTCAACCCTAAGAATAATGAAGACTGGATTGTGAATGCCACATCATCAATCAAAGGGATCATCCTAAACTACCAGACCAAAGTCCCCAACGATGACGTACTTGACGGTATTGATATTAACTATGAAAAAATCAGTTCCAGTATCAGTGACTTTTCCAACTGTATAGGAGAGGTGATAAAACAACTCAAGGTTGATCCAGTTGTTTCCAAATCCATGAAAGTGGTGTCCATTGGTCCAACAGAGAATTCCCAATCCTACTACCTCAAACTTTATCGCGACAACAAAGGCTATATTGACTGGATTGACTACAAGTTCTACAATCAGTATTTTAACACAGTGGACGATTTTGAAAAGCTCTTTAAAAAACTAGTTACTGAATATGGTACTGCGTTAGATAAATTCTTGGTAGGAGTCAGCACCTATGAAGCTATTAAATCTAAAACCATTATTGAGGGATGCGAATACCTCCTTAACCGTGGATCACTTGTTGGAGCTTTTGTTTGGGATGCTAAGCCCTCTGCCCCCGCATATACACCTGAGCGAGAGATTCAAAAACTCCTTGCTAAAAAGTGA